TCGGCTCCGTCGACCGCGGGCGCGAGAAGCTCCTCGGCCGCGGCCCGGGCCTCGACCAGGACGGCTACGCCGACGCGGACGCCCCCGAGTACAGCGCCGACCCGCAGACCCTGATCCAGCGCGCCGACGAGTACGTGGACGCCAAGCTGGGCGCCTTCGAGGCCGTCCTCAGCAAGACCCTGGAGGCCGTCGGCCGGGGCCGGCAGAAGCTGCACGGCCGGATCGCCACCGACGCCCTCGGCGAGCACATGGCCGCGCAGGACGGCCTCGGCGGCACGGTGCACACCAGCGACGCGGACTACCTGGCCGGGCTCGCGGAGCTGGCCACCCCCGAACCCGTGCCGGCGGCCCCGCAGATCCCCGCGCAGCAGCCCGACCCGTACTCCGGTGCGAGCGCCGGCTCCACTGGAGCGGCTTACGCCGCGCCCTACGATGCGCAGCCCCAGCAGGACCCCGCCTACGGGTACCAGCAGCAGGACCCCTACGGTTACCAGCAGCAGGACCCCTACGCGTACCAGGGTCAGTACGGCTACGAACAGCAGCAGTACGACCCCCAGGCCCAGGTCCACGCCCAGCCGCAGCAGGCCGCCGCACTCGACGAGACCAGCTTCTTCGACACGAGCATGATCGACCTGGAGCAGCTGCGCCGGTACGAACAGGGGCAGTAAGGGGCACGGGGCCCGGATTGGGCCCTGAGCGAAGCGTCCAGTATCCTGGCCCTTCGGTCGCGCTATGTCCGCGATCCTTGCTGCCCACGTCTGGCAGCCTCCTCTACGCCGCAGAACGATCCGAAAGCAGGAAGAGCCCTGAGCACGCGCCTCGACCACCGCAACCCCCTCGTGTTCGACACGCACGAGCTGGGGCGGCGTCCTGGTGCCCTGCAGCGGCTCTCGCGTTCGGTCGAGGCTCCCGCGGAGCTCGGCGTCGAAGGAGTCATCGGAGTGCCCGAGGGCTCTCCGGTGGACATCGATCTCCGTCTTGAGTCGGTCATGGAAGGGGTGCTTGTCACAGGCACCGCCCGTGCATCGGCCGAGGGGGAGTGCGTAAGGTGTCTGGAGCCCGTCGAGCTCGAGCTCGACGTGGACTTCCAGGAGATGTTCTCGTACCCCGACTCCGACGACCGGGGCCGCTCCAAGGCGGCCGCGGACGACGAAGCCGAGGACGACGAGGACATGATCCCCCTCGAGGACGGCATGTTCGACCTCGAACCCTTGCTGCGTGATGCGGTGGTGCTCGCACTGCCGATGCAGCCGGTGTGCCGGGAGGACTGTGCGGGTCTGTGTTCCGAGTGCGGAACCAACCTGAACGAGAACCCGGACCACCACCATGAAGCCGTCGACATCCGTTGGGCGGCACTGCAGGGACTCGCCGGTTCGCTGGGAACCGATGAGAAGGACAACATGAGCGGCAAAGCCTCTGACGGGGACGTCCGAAGCGCCGCCGAGAAGCAGGAGAAGTAGCCGTGGCTGTTCCGAAGCGGAAGATGTCGCGCAGCAACACGCGCCACCGCCGGTCGCAGTGGAAGGCTGCGGTCCCCACCCTGGTTTCGTGTGAGCGTTGCCAGGAGCCGAAGCTGCAGCACATCGCGTGCCCGAGCTGCGGCACCTACAACAAGCGCCAGGTCCTCTCGGTCTGAGTGGCTGGTGAGAGGCACGATGTCTGAGAACATCAGCGCAGCCTCGTCCCACACGCTTCTGGAAGGGCGGCTCGGGTATCAGCTCGAGTCCGCCCTTCTGGTGCGTGCGCTGACCCACCGCTCGTACGCGTACGAGAACGGCGGTCTGCCCACCAACGAGCGCCTCGAGTTCCTCGGGGACTCCGTGCTCGGCCTGGTGGTCACGGACACGCTGTACCGCACCCACCCCGACCTGCCGGAAGGCCAGCTGGCCAAACTCCGGGCCGCGGTGGTCAACTCGCGTGCACTGGCGGAGGTCGGTCGCGGCCTCGAACTCGGCTCCTTCATCCGGCTCGGCCGGGGCGAAGAGGGCACGGGCGGCCGGGACAAGGCGTCCATCCTCGCCGACACCCTCGAAGCGGTGATCGGCGCGGTCTATCTCGACCAGGGCCTCGAAGCGGCGTCCGAGCTGGTGCACCGGCTCTTCGACCCGCTGATCGAGAAGTCCTCGAACCTCGGTGCCGGCCTGGACTGGAAGACCAGCCTCCAGGAGCTCACCGCGGCCGAGGGCCTTGGCGTCCCGGAGTACCTCGTCTCCGAAGAGGGCCCGGACCACGAGAAGACCTTTACTGCTGCCGCCCGCGTCGGTGGTGTCTCGTACGGCACCGGCACCGGCCGCAGCAAGAAGGAAGCGGAACAGCAGGCGGCGGAGTCCGCGTGGCGCGCGATCCGCGCGGCCGCGGACGAGCGTGCGGCGGCGGCGAAGGCCGCGGCCGACGCCGGCACGGGAGAGGTCGCCGCCCCCTCTCCGACCGCCGGCCGGGCGTCGGCCTGACGGCCGGCGGGCCGGTCCGGAAGGACGGGGCCACACCGGCCACCGTCCGACGGCGAGCCCGCGCGCTCCCGCATCCCTTCAGCGGAGTCTTCCCGCCCGCCCCAGCCAGGGGCGGGCGGAGCCGTTTCCGGGGGAGTGGGGCGGGCCCTCCCCGGGTCGCCCGGGCGGTAGGCTGGCCGGGCCTGTCCGGCGGACCAGGGCCGGAACGCCCTGGGACCACCACCCGTATCCCTCCGGAGGAGTTCCCGTGCCCGAGCTGCCCGAGGTCGAGGTCGTACGGCGCGGACTCGAGCGCTGGGTCGCCGGACGCACCGTGACCGAGGTCGAGGTGCTGCACCCCAGGGCCGTACGACGCCATCCGGCGGGCGGCGAGGACTTCGCGGCCCGGCTGAAGGGGCAGCGCTTCGAGGTCGCGCGGCGGCGCGGCAAGTACCTGTGGCTGCCGCTCGCGGAGACCGGGACCTCCGTCCTGGGACACCTCGGCATGAGCGGCCAGCTCCTCGTCCAGCCGGAGGACGCCCCGGACGAGAAGCACCTCCGCATCCGCGTCCGCTTCGACGATGCCGCCGGCACCGAGCTCCGCTTCGTCGACCAGCGCACCTTCGGCGGCCTCTCGCTCCACGAGCAGACCCCCGACGGGCTCCCGGACGTCATCGCGCACATCGCCCGCGATCCGCTGGACCCGGAGTTCGACGACGCCGCCTTCCAGAGCGCGCTGCGGCTGCGCCGTACCACCGTGAAGCGGGCGCTGCTCGACCAGTCGCTGATCAGCGGCGTCGGCAACATCTACGCGGACGAGGCGCTCTGGCGCTCGAAGCTGCACTACGACCGCCCGACGGCCACCCTGACCCGCCCGCGCTCGGCCGAGCTGCTCGGCCACGTGCGGGACGTGATGAACGCGGCGCTCGACGCCGGCGGCACCAGCTTCGACAGCCTGTACGTGAACGTCAACGGCGAGTCCGGCTACTTCGACCGCTCGCTCGACGCGTACGGACGCGAGGACGAGCCCTGCCGCCGCTGCGGTACGCCGATGCGGCGACGGGCCTGGATGAACCGGTCCAGCTACTTCTGCCCGCGCTGTCAGCGCCCGCCGCGCACGAGCGCCTGAGCGGTCAGCCCGTGACGGGGGCCGCGCGCTCGGAGTCGTACCTCTCGCGCGCCGCCTCGACCTGCGGCATCCGCCCCTCCACCAGCTCGATCAGGCCGATCAGCCGCTCCGCGATCTCGCGGCCGAGCGGGGTGAGCCGGTAGTCGACCCGCGGCGGGTTCGTGGGCTGCGCCTCGCGGTGGACGAGACCGTCGCGCTCCAGGGCGTGCAGGGTCTGCGACAGCATCTTCTCGCTCACGCCGTCGACCCGGCGCCGCAGCTCGTTGAAGCGGAACGTCCCTTCGTGCAGGGCGCCCAGGGTCAGGCTGCCCCAGCGGCCCGTCACGTGCTCCAGCGTGCCGCGCGAGGGGCAGGCGCGCGCGAACACGTCGTAGGCGAGGTCGTCAGTCATGCCCTCCACCGTACTCCCGCGCAGCGCTTACTGCCATGGGGGCGCAACCCAGGGGCTTGCGCTTTCGAAAAGTTAGTGCTCTACTTCTGGTCATCACCCCGAACGCCTCTTCGAGGAGCTTTTTGTGACCACCCCCGTCGTCTCCATCGCCTACCACTCCGGCTACGGCCACACCGCGGTCCTGGCCGAGGCCGTCCGTGACGGCGCCGCCGACGCGGGCGCCACCGTCCACCTGATCAAGGTCGACGAGATCACCGACGCCGAGTGGGAGCTGCTCGACGCCTCCGACGCGATCGTCTTCGGCTCCCCGACCTACATGGGCACCGCCTCCGGCGCCTTCCACCAGTTCGCCGAGGCCACCTCGAAGCGCTGGTTCACCGACGCCTGGCTGGACAAGCTGGCCGCCGGCTTCACCAACTCCGGCTCCAAGAGCGGCGACAAGGGGCACACCCTGCAGTTCTTCCAGACCCTCGCCGGCCAGCACGGCATGACCTGGGTCAACCTGGGCCTCAAGCCCGGCTGGAACAGCAGCGAGGCCTCCGAGAACGACCTCAACCGCCTCGGCTTCTTCTCCGGCGCCGGCGCCCAGACCCACACCGACCTGGGCCCCGAGGGCGTCCACAAGGCCGACGTCGCCACCGCCGAGCACCTCGGCCGCCGCGTCGCCCTCACGGCCCGCACCTTCGCGGCCGGCAAGGCCGCCGTCTGACACCCACGCGGTCCGTCCCGCACGTGAAGGGGCCCCGTCACCTCTGTGGTGACGGGGCCCCTTCACGTGCGGTGCTCGGCTCAGTAGCCGAAGTCCTGGGTCCACCACGGGCCGCCGTCGCCGAAGACCACGCCGACGCCCATGGTTGTGAAGTCGCAGTTCAGGATGTTGGCGCGGTGGCCGTCGCTGTTCATCCAGGACGCCATCACCGCCGCCGCGTCCACCTGGCCGCGTGCGATGTTCTCGCCGCCCATGCCCGATATGCCCGCCTGCTGGGCGCGGACCCACGGGGTGTCGCCGTCCGGGTCCGTGTGGTCGAAGAAGCCGCGGGTCGCCATGTCGGCGCTGAACGCGCCGGCCAGCGCCGCGAGCCGGGTGTCCGCGTGCACCGGGGTGCAGCCGACCTTGGCGCGCTCGGCGTTGACCAGGCGGAGGACCTCGGCCTCGGCGGCCTCGCCGCGGCCGGCGGTGGAGGTGACCGTGACCTTCTCGGTCGGCGCCGCCGTGGTCGGCTCCGGCTTCGGTGCGGGCGCCTTCGTCGTGGGCGCGGCCGAGACCCGGGTCGGCACGGGCTTCGGCGCGGGCGCCTTCGGCTTCGTCCTCGTCTTCGTGGGGGTCGGCTTCGGGGTCGAGGTCGGCTTCGCCTTCGGGGTGGCCTTCGGGCTCGGCTTCTTGGACGGGGCCCCCGAGGGGGAGGCGGGCCTGCTCGCGCTTGCTCCCGCGCTCGTACCGGTCGGAGTCTGTGTGGCCCCGCCCTGCGTCGTCAGCTCCGGGGCCTGCCGGGACTGGACCTGGCGCTCGCTCGTGGTGCCCGCGCTGCCGACCGTGAAGGTGTTCCCGCCGGGGAGCAGGCCGGAGGCGACGGCGACGGCGCCGACCGCGACCGCCGCGGAGGCGCCGAGCAGGCCGGTGCGCACCGGCCGACGACGGCCGGCACCCCGGTGCGGGCGGCCCGAACCGGCCGCGTAGTCTTCTGCGGCGGGTGCGGCGCCGGAGCGACGGTGGCGTCCCATCTGCTCTGCCTTCCTCTGCTGGTCTTCGCTGGTTCCGCGCGGGATTCTTTGCCGGGCTTTGCTGATCTTTGCTGTCGGTACCGTTCCGGATCGACAGTCGAACGGCGCGCGCCCGAACGGGTGAGTCGTGTTCGGTCGGGACTGTACGCCATGAGAAGCAGGGGCGATGTGCTCATCTGGCAATCCGCCCGTTAGCGTGCAGCCATGAGCGACGACGTACGGATGACCGCCTGGGTGCGCGGCCGGGTGCAGGGAGTGGGCTTCCGCTGGTTCACCAGGGCAAACGCCTTGGAGATCGGCGGCCTGGTGGGCTTCGCCCTGAACCTCGACGACGGCCGGGTGCAGGTGGTGGCCGAGGGGCCGCGTGAGAATTGCCACCGTCTGCTCGACTGGCTCCAGTCCGCCGACACACCCGGACGTGTGGACGGTGTCACTGAGATCTGGGACACCCCGCGCGGCGGCTACGACGGCTTCGCCATCCGCTGACGATCACGCTCCGACACCCCGCCCGGTGACCGAGAGCGGCACCGGGCGGACGCGCGGTAACAGGGGCGTGACCAGCGAACCGATTGATGGTTGCCAACTCGCGCCGGTCGTGCGAGGCTGCCCGGTAAGGATGATCGCGACGCCCCCGAGGCACCGAGTTCGAAGGCCCCGCCGCCCGTTGAGCGGCCGTGGACTCCTCGGTAGCCCTTCAAACGGGGCGTGATCGTGTTGACCGTCAAACTTTTTGGTGAGACTCTGGAAGCCCCGCGCACCTTAGCTGTTTGGCAGTGGAACCGGCACGACAAGCAGTACTGCCGAGCACCGCGGGTGCGAATCCCTCACGACCCACACCGCTTCGGTCGGTCACTCATTGTGGAGGACCATCCATCATGGCAAAGGCGCTTCTCGGTTACGTCGGCGGCTCCGACCCGCGACTCCTCGCCGAGATGCGACGGCTGCAGCAGCGCGTCCAGGACCTCGAATCCGAGCTGGTACGGATCCAGTCCGAGAACGACACGCTCGCCGCTGCCGCCGCTCAGCACCAGGGAGAGTCGCTGCTGAACAGCATCGATCTCGACGTACCCCAGGCAGAGCCTGCGCTCACCTGACAACCCAGCCCCCAGGGGCCAGGTGGAAAGCATTCTCGTCGGCGCAGCCGGACACCCACACAGCTGATCGTGCGGATCGACGCACGTGCACGACAGCTGGACCTGCAAGGGGCGCCTCGGCGTCCCTTCTCCCTTTCACCCGTTGTTTCCCCCGCGTCCCACCCCTCCTCATCCGAGGATCTGCCCCACGCCATCGCGGGCGAAACGCACGGGCCCCGGTAGAGTCCTGGGAGTGCACCTCAAGGCCCTGACCCTCCGCGGATTCAAGTCGTTCGCCTCGGCCACCACGCTGCGGTTCGAACCCGGAATCACCTGTGTCGTGGGCCCCAACGGATCGGGCAAGTCCAACGTCGTGGACGCCCTGTCCTGGGTCATGGGCGAGCAGGGCGCCAAGTCGCTGCGCGGCGGCAAGATGGAAGACGTCATCTTCGCCGGCACGACCGGGCGCCCCCCGCTCGGCCGCGCCGAGGTCTCGCTGACCATCGACAACTCCGACGGCGCCCTGCCCATCGACTACGCCGAGGTCACCCTGACCCGGATCATGTTCCGCGGCGGCAGCAGCGAGTACCAGATCAACGGCGACACCTGCCGCCTGCTCGACTTCCAGGACCTGCTCTCCGACTCCGGCATCGGACGCGAGATGCACGTCATCGTCGGCCAGGGACAGCTCGACTCCGTGCTGCACGCCGACCCGATGGGCCGCCGCGCCTTCATCGAGGAGGCCGCCGGCGTCCTCAAGCACCGCAAGCGCAAGGAGAAGGCGCTGCGGAAGCTGGACGCGATGCAGGCCAACCTCGCGCGCGTGCAGGACCTCACCGACGAACTCCGCCGCCAGCTCAAGCCGCTGGGCCGGCAGGCCGCCGTCGCCCGCCGCGCCGTCGTCATCCAGGCCGACCTGCGCGACGCCCGGCTCCGCCTCCTCGCCGACGACCTCGTACGGCTCCAGGAGGCGCTGACGGCCGAGGTCGCCGACGAGGCGGCCCTGCTCGCCCGCAAGGAGGCCACCGAGGCCGAGCTGCGCGCCGCCCTCGCCCGGGAGGCCGAGCTCGAAGCGGAGGCCCGCACCCTCGTGCCCCGCCTGGAACGCGCCCAGCAGAACTGGTACGACCTCTCCCAGCTCGCCGAACGCGTCCGCGGCACCATCTCCCTGGCCGACGCGCGCGTGAAGAGCGCCACCACCGCACCCGCCGAGGAACGCCGCGGCCGCGACCCGGAGGACCTGGAGCGGGAGGCCGCCCGCGTACGGGAACAGGAGGCCGAGCTCGAAGCCGCCCTGGAGGCCGCCGAGCGCGCCCTGGAGGACTCCGTCGCCCACCGCGCCGACCTGGAGCGGAGCCTCGCGGCCGAGGAGCGCCGCCTCAAGGACGCGGCCCGCGCCATCGCCGACCGGCGCGAGGGCCTCGCCCGGCTCCACGGCCAGGTCAACGCGGCCCGCTCGCGCGCCGCCTCCGCCCAGGCCGAGATCGACCGGCTCGCCGCCGCCCGCGACGAGGCCGCGGAGCGGTCGGCCGCCGCCCAGGAGGAGTACGAACAGCTCAAGGCCGAGGTCGACGGCCTCGACGCGGAGGACACCGAGCAGGGCGAGCGGTACGAGACCGCCCGCCGCGAACTCGCCGACGCGGAGGCCGCGCTGAGCGCCGCCCGCGAGGCCGCGGCCGACGCCGAACGCCGCCGCGCCGCGACCGCGGCCCGGCACGACACCCTCGCCCTCGGGCTGCGCCGCAAGGACGGCACGGGCGCCCTGCTCTCCGCCGGGCTCACCGGACTCCTCGGACCGGCGGCCGAACTCCTCACCGTCACCCCGGGATACGAGATCCCCGTCGC
The DNA window shown above is from Streptomyces vietnamensis and carries:
- a CDS encoding CAP domain-containing protein, with product MGRHRRSGAAPAAEDYAAGSGRPHRGAGRRRPVRTGLLGASAAVAVGAVAVASGLLPGGNTFTVGSAGTTSERQVQSRQAPELTTQGGATQTPTGTSAGASASRPASPSGAPSKKPSPKATPKAKPTSTPKPTPTKTRTKPKAPAPKPVPTRVSAAPTTKAPAPKPEPTTAAPTEKVTVTSTAGRGEAAEAEVLRLVNAERAKVGCTPVHADTRLAALAGAFSADMATRGFFDHTDPDGDTPWVRAQQAGISGMGGENIARGQVDAAAVMASWMNSDGHRANILNCDFTTMGVGVVFGDGGPWWTQDFGY
- a CDS encoding ATP synthase F0 subunit B, with the translated sequence MDVQKKLDEIVATVQGARSMPMSASCVVNRAELLSLLEEVREALPGSLAQAQELIGGREQMVEQARQEAERIIEAAHAERGSIVSDTQVARQSQEEADRILSEARREAEEVKAEADDYVDSKLANFEVVLNKTIGSVDRGREKLLGRGPGLDQDGYADADAPEYSADPQTLIQRADEYVDAKLGAFEAVLSKTLEAVGRGRQKLHGRIATDALGEHMAAQDGLGGTVHTSDADYLAGLAELATPEPVPAAPQIPAQQPDPYSGASAGSTGAAYAAPYDAQPQQDPAYGYQQQDPYGYQQQDPYAYQGQYGYEQQQYDPQAQVHAQPQQAAALDETSFFDTSMIDLEQLRRYEQGQ
- the mutM gene encoding bifunctional DNA-formamidopyrimidine glycosylase/DNA-(apurinic or apyrimidinic site) lyase codes for the protein MPELPEVEVVRRGLERWVAGRTVTEVEVLHPRAVRRHPAGGEDFAARLKGQRFEVARRRGKYLWLPLAETGTSVLGHLGMSGQLLVQPEDAPDEKHLRIRVRFDDAAGTELRFVDQRTFGGLSLHEQTPDGLPDVIAHIARDPLDPEFDDAAFQSALRLRRTTVKRALLDQSLISGVGNIYADEALWRSKLHYDRPTATLTRPRSAELLGHVRDVMNAALDAGGTSFDSLYVNVNGESGYFDRSLDAYGREDEPCRRCGTPMRRRAWMNRSSYFCPRCQRPPRTSA
- a CDS encoding YceD family protein; its protein translation is MSTRLDHRNPLVFDTHELGRRPGALQRLSRSVEAPAELGVEGVIGVPEGSPVDIDLRLESVMEGVLVTGTARASAEGECVRCLEPVELELDVDFQEMFSYPDSDDRGRSKAAADDEAEDDEDMIPLEDGMFDLEPLLRDAVVLALPMQPVCREDCAGLCSECGTNLNENPDHHHEAVDIRWAALQGLAGSLGTDEKDNMSGKASDGDVRSAAEKQEK
- the rnc gene encoding ribonuclease III — translated: MSENISAASSHTLLEGRLGYQLESALLVRALTHRSYAYENGGLPTNERLEFLGDSVLGLVVTDTLYRTHPDLPEGQLAKLRAAVVNSRALAEVGRGLELGSFIRLGRGEEGTGGRDKASILADTLEAVIGAVYLDQGLEAASELVHRLFDPLIEKSSNLGAGLDWKTSLQELTAAEGLGVPEYLVSEEGPDHEKTFTAAARVGGVSYGTGTGRSKKEAEQQAAESAWRAIRAAADERAAAAKAAADAGTGEVAAPSPTAGRASA
- a CDS encoding acylphosphatase produces the protein MSDDVRMTAWVRGRVQGVGFRWFTRANALEIGGLVGFALNLDDGRVQVVAEGPRENCHRLLDWLQSADTPGRVDGVTEIWDTPRGGYDGFAIR
- a CDS encoding winged helix-turn-helix transcriptional regulator encodes the protein MTDDLAYDVFARACPSRGTLEHVTGRWGSLTLGALHEGTFRFNELRRRVDGVSEKMLSQTLHALERDGLVHREAQPTNPPRVDYRLTPLGREIAERLIGLIELVEGRMPQVEAARERYDSERAAPVTG
- a CDS encoding flavodoxin family protein, translating into MTTPVVSIAYHSGYGHTAVLAEAVRDGAADAGATVHLIKVDEITDAEWELLDASDAIVFGSPTYMGTASGAFHQFAEATSKRWFTDAWLDKLAAGFTNSGSKSGDKGHTLQFFQTLAGQHGMTWVNLGLKPGWNSSEASENDLNRLGFFSGAGAQTHTDLGPEGVHKADVATAEHLGRRVALTARTFAAGKAAV
- the rpmF gene encoding 50S ribosomal protein L32, with the translated sequence MAVPKRKMSRSNTRHRRSQWKAAVPTLVSCERCQEPKLQHIACPSCGTYNKRQVLSV